The Streptomyces nitrosporeus genome includes a window with the following:
- a CDS encoding glycosyltransferase gives MTDVQLSVVVPCFNEAEVIESFHTALHAVLADLGETFEICYVDDGSRDGTRLLLNALATRDGRVRYTAFSRNFGKEAAMLAGLRMTRGSAVVIMDADLQHPPGLIPRMLELHRHGYDQVIPRRDRSGEGMVRTTLSHTYYAVVRRCMDVELIDGSGDFRLLSRRAVESVLSLPESNRFSKGIFSWIGFDTVSFRYRNSERVAGRSKWGSRRLLNYGIDGLLSFNNRPLRLAIYTGFWVFVSALAYAAWTVVKVVLHGADTPGYATLITAVVALSGIQLVTLGVIGEYVGRIYHEAKHRPPYVVRETDETCPAPPEHAPAPDRAPPVVTAPPVAAAGAGRPGTVRQFTSFVLVGFVNTAVYLGVYATLNRWVPYLTAHVLGYAVGIVCSFLLNSYVTCRTRPTWRGFVRFPLSSAVNLVASGVLLYGAVSGLGMDKNLAALAAGVLVTPLSFLVARWAIMSGRAGTPVAEGPGAVPREPPAGAPATPAPDRTGERG, from the coding sequence GTGACCGACGTTCAGCTGTCGGTCGTCGTGCCCTGCTTCAACGAGGCCGAGGTGATCGAGTCCTTCCACACGGCCCTGCACGCCGTCCTCGCGGACCTGGGGGAGACCTTCGAGATCTGCTACGTCGACGACGGCAGCCGCGACGGCACCCGGCTGCTGCTCAACGCCCTCGCCACCCGCGACGGACGGGTCCGCTACACGGCGTTCAGCCGGAACTTCGGCAAGGAGGCGGCCATGCTCGCCGGCCTCCGGATGACGCGGGGCTCGGCAGTGGTGATCATGGACGCCGACCTCCAGCACCCGCCCGGACTCATCCCGCGCATGCTCGAACTGCACCGGCACGGCTACGACCAGGTCATCCCCCGCCGCGACCGCTCGGGCGAGGGCATGGTCCGCACCACGCTCAGCCACACCTACTACGCGGTGGTGCGCCGCTGCATGGACGTGGAACTCATCGACGGGTCGGGAGACTTCCGGCTGCTGTCCCGGCGGGCGGTGGAGAGCGTGCTGTCCCTGCCCGAGAGCAACCGGTTCTCCAAGGGGATCTTCTCCTGGATCGGCTTCGACACGGTCAGCTTCCGCTACCGCAACAGCGAGCGGGTGGCCGGCCGGTCGAAGTGGGGCAGCAGACGGCTGCTGAACTACGGCATCGACGGACTGCTCTCCTTCAACAACCGTCCGCTCCGCCTGGCCATCTACACCGGGTTCTGGGTGTTCGTCTCGGCGCTCGCCTACGCGGCGTGGACCGTCGTGAAGGTCGTGCTGCACGGCGCCGACACCCCGGGGTACGCCACCCTGATCACCGCGGTGGTGGCACTCAGCGGGATCCAGCTGGTCACCCTCGGCGTCATCGGCGAATACGTGGGCCGCATCTACCACGAGGCGAAACACCGCCCGCCCTACGTGGTGCGCGAGACCGACGAGACCTGTCCGGCGCCACCGGAGCACGCTCCGGCCCCGGACCGGGCCCCGCCCGTGGTGACCGCACCGCCGGTGGCCGCCGCCGGCGCCGGGCGGCCGGGCACCGTCCGCCAGTTCACCAGCTTCGTCCTGGTCGGCTTCGTGAACACGGCCGTCTACCTCGGCGTCTACGCGACGCTCAACCGGTGGGTCCCCTATCTGACCGCCCATGTGCTCGGATACGCCGTCGGCATCGTCTGCTCCTTCCTGCTCAACTCCTACGTCACCTGCCGGACGAGGCCGACCTGGCGCGGATTCGTCCGCTTCCCCCTGTCGAGCGCCGTCAACCTCGTGGCCTCGGGCGTGCTGCTCTACGGAGCCGTCAGCGGCCTCGGGATGGACAAGAACCTCGCCGCCCTCGCCGCCGGCGTCCTCGTCACCCCCCTCTCCTTCCTGGTGGCACGCTGGGCGATCATGTCCGGCCGGGCCGGCACCCCCGTGGCGGAAGGGCCCGGCGCCGTACCGCGGGAACCGCCGGCGGGCGCCCCAGCCACCCCCGCCCCGGACCGGACCGGGGAGCGCGGATGA
- a CDS encoding DUF6056 family protein has translation MSDSAPGTEVPGRPEGGDPEPGRPAPAGPAHRRRPRRRASLLPAVLALPPLALLAAAAWLGRWVRPGADDWCFLPAVRDRGVTGLVGKFYLDDNGRVANAVLVGAYAKFQVAGHQWFGAVSGALTLAVLWAVTVLALRRARLVVPRGVPLLVAAMATALFLFVTPNTYKTFYWPAASVSHTMPPVLACAALIPLLVARTRRGRGAAVAVALAAGLVLGTLSEETAVVVVVLLAAVLLLCGRVVARPSRAFVRLWCAAGIAGAGAGALVLVTSPGSNSRRDRFGAGTASMLAPESLAASLRGFAEIAATVATTWQYAGALAAGVLLGLSARRPDGGLPRPPAHRPLLATAGVLSLLLAGYLCTVLTYPVFRDRVSDPGANRLWNDYLLLLVALLVWAGALLGAAARRHARRTGALTAACAVLCVLVCAGPAVALDGLGATMRERAEKWDAQDRRLREGAAAGARVLPYERLVVSGMLEPFSQGGRAYWPGGCVADYYRIDRVTDATRTP, from the coding sequence ATGAGCGACAGCGCACCGGGGACCGAGGTCCCCGGCCGGCCGGAGGGCGGGGACCCGGAGCCCGGCCGCCCGGCACCGGCCGGGCCCGCGCACCGCCGCCGGCCGCGGCGCCGGGCCTCGCTCCTGCCGGCCGTCCTCGCGCTCCCGCCCCTCGCCCTGCTCGCCGCCGCCGCGTGGCTGGGACGGTGGGTCCGGCCCGGCGCGGACGACTGGTGCTTCCTGCCCGCCGTACGCGACCGCGGCGTCACCGGCCTCGTCGGGAAGTTCTACCTCGACGACAACGGCAGGGTCGCCAACGCGGTGCTGGTCGGCGCCTACGCGAAGTTCCAGGTGGCGGGCCACCAGTGGTTCGGCGCGGTGAGCGGCGCACTGACCCTCGCGGTGCTGTGGGCGGTCACGGTGCTCGCGCTGCGGCGGGCCCGGCTCGTGGTGCCCCGGGGCGTGCCCCTCCTGGTCGCGGCGATGGCGACCGCGCTCTTCCTCTTCGTCACGCCCAACACCTACAAGACGTTCTACTGGCCCGCGGCTTCCGTCTCCCACACGATGCCCCCGGTGCTGGCGTGCGCCGCGCTGATCCCGCTCCTGGTGGCCCGCACCCGCCGGGGCAGGGGGGCGGCCGTCGCCGTCGCCCTGGCCGCGGGCCTGGTGCTCGGCACCCTGTCGGAGGAGACCGCCGTCGTGGTGGTGGTGCTGCTGGCGGCCGTCCTCCTGCTCTGCGGACGCGTCGTCGCCCGCCCCTCCCGGGCGTTCGTCCGCCTCTGGTGCGCCGCGGGCATCGCGGGGGCCGGGGCGGGCGCCCTCGTGCTGGTCACCTCACCCGGCTCGAACTCCCGGCGGGACCGGTTCGGGGCGGGCACGGCGTCCATGCTCGCGCCGGAGTCCCTCGCCGCCTCACTGCGCGGCTTCGCCGAGATCGCCGCCACCGTCGCCACCACCTGGCAGTACGCCGGCGCGCTCGCGGCCGGGGTGCTCCTGGGGCTGTCGGCCCGCAGGCCTGACGGCGGCCTCCCGCGCCCGCCCGCCCACCGGCCGCTGCTCGCCACCGCCGGGGTGCTCTCGCTCCTCCTGGCCGGCTACCTGTGCACGGTCCTCACCTACCCGGTCTTCCGGGACCGGGTGAGCGACCCCGGAGCCAACCGGCTCTGGAACGACTACCTCCTGCTCCTCGTCGCCCTGCTCGTCTGGGCCGGAGCGCTGCTCGGGGCGGCGGCCCGGCGGCACGCCCGGCGCACCGGAGCCCTGACGGCCGCCTGCGCGGTGCTGTGCGTCCTGGTCTGCGCAGGTCCGGCCGTCGCGCTGGACGGCCTCGGCGCCACGATGCGGGAACGGGCGGAGAAGTGGGACGCCCAGGACCGGCGGCTGCGCGAGGGCGCCGCCGCCGGTGCCCGGGTCCTCCCGTACGAACGGCTCGTGGTGAGCGGGATGCTGGAGCCGTTCAGCCAGGGCGGGCGTGCCTACTGGCCCGGCGGATGCGTCGCCGACTACTACCGGATCGACCGCGTCACCGACGCCACCCGCACCCCCTGA
- a CDS encoding ATP-binding protein: protein MTGTEGRVRGDGAAWSFPARPGSVRGARHAVRDALHSWGIGAEVSGIAVLLVSELVTNSLRYTSGPIGVRLVRPCPDGDGAGPGRGLLVEVSDPLPDPPTERTAGPDDEGGRGLQLVACSARRWGIRRRDSGKTVWFELALPG, encoded by the coding sequence GTGACCGGTACCGAAGGCCGTGTCCGAGGCGACGGTGCCGCATGGAGCTTTCCCGCACGGCCGGGGTCGGTGCGCGGCGCCCGGCACGCCGTACGTGACGCATTGCACAGCTGGGGTATCGGTGCGGAGGTGAGCGGCATCGCCGTCCTCCTGGTCAGTGAGCTGGTGACCAATTCCCTCCGCTACACCTCCGGCCCCATCGGGGTCCGGCTGGTGCGCCCGTGTCCCGACGGGGACGGTGCCGGCCCCGGGCGTGGCCTGCTGGTGGAAGTCTCCGATCCTCTTCCGGATCCGCCCACCGAACGCACGGCCGGACCCGACGACGAAGGGGGCCGGGGGTTGCAGCTCGTGGCCTGTTCTGCGCGCCGCTGGGGGATCCGGCGGAGAGACAGCGGCAAGACGGTGTGGTTCGAGCTCGCTCTGCCTGGTTAG
- a CDS encoding TPM domain-containing protein, with protein sequence MRSLARGRSSAPGGALLPALLAALAALCWLAVPAAPGARADDPVRLSRAGQVTDRVGALGDRTGQVEAALDQLYTDHRIQLFVVYVRDFSGRSAQTWADETATRNGLGQDDVLLAVATHDRRYAYSAGQDVRLTDGQLRDVAGTAVEPALRENDWAGAAVGAADGYAAVLAGDPVPAPAITPGPADPGAGAGVSRNLVLPLAVVLVALAVAGYAWLRRRRRTTTRTTPAVPGTATGRPLPLPELEARAEADLVDTDDAVRTSEEELGFATARYGEEAARPFAEAVAYARSELTASFRLRQRLDDAFPETDAERRGMLDEIVRRCAGANARLDAVAEDFDRLRDLEERAPEAVAAAESSFRELLGRVSAAERTLGGMRERYARPASAPVADAVEQAKDRLVFATSSLNQARQAVDGDSAGAAVHLRAAEGAISQVATLVEAVERRAAELAEAEERLPGALTETETDLADARGLLEGTPGDVPTADLRGRTGRAEAVVSTVREELRSGPLDPVDALRRVEEADAALDEGLAGAREREHGDRRARDLLGQAMLTARSAIGAAAGYVTTHRGAVGGQARTRLAEAQRRWERARALSEGDDPQGALAEARQADALAAQAQALAEQDVRRYLDRQDPGGPGAGGGMGGAVLGGILLGGLFGAGRGGPGGFGGGLGGGFGGGPGSFGGGGTRGRRGGGGRF encoded by the coding sequence ATGCGCTCCCTGGCCCGCGGGCGGAGTTCCGCGCCCGGCGGGGCTCTCCTCCCCGCCCTGCTCGCCGCGCTGGCCGCCCTGTGCTGGCTCGCGGTCCCCGCCGCCCCGGGCGCCCGCGCCGACGATCCCGTCCGGCTCTCCCGTGCGGGGCAGGTCACCGACCGGGTGGGCGCCCTGGGCGACCGGACGGGGCAGGTGGAGGCGGCGCTCGACCAGCTGTACACGGACCACCGGATCCAGCTCTTCGTCGTGTACGTACGCGACTTCTCCGGCCGTTCCGCGCAGACCTGGGCCGACGAGACCGCCACGCGCAACGGCCTGGGGCAGGACGACGTGCTGCTGGCGGTGGCCACGCACGACCGGCGGTACGCCTACTCCGCCGGACAGGACGTCCGGCTCACCGACGGGCAGCTGCGGGACGTGGCGGGCACGGCGGTCGAGCCGGCCCTGCGGGAGAACGACTGGGCGGGGGCCGCCGTCGGCGCCGCCGACGGTTACGCCGCCGTCCTCGCCGGTGATCCCGTCCCCGCCCCCGCGATCACCCCGGGACCGGCGGACCCGGGGGCGGGCGCCGGCGTCTCCAGAAACCTCGTCCTGCCCCTGGCCGTGGTCCTCGTGGCCCTCGCCGTCGCGGGGTACGCGTGGCTGCGCCGCAGGCGGCGTACGACGACCCGGACCACCCCCGCGGTGCCCGGGACCGCCACCGGCCGGCCCCTGCCGCTGCCCGAGCTGGAGGCGCGGGCCGAGGCGGACCTCGTGGACACGGACGACGCGGTGCGTACGAGCGAGGAGGAGCTGGGCTTCGCCACCGCCCGGTACGGCGAGGAGGCGGCGCGGCCGTTCGCCGAGGCGGTCGCGTACGCGAGGAGCGAGCTGACGGCCTCCTTCCGGCTGCGGCAGCGGCTGGACGACGCCTTCCCGGAGACCGACGCCGAACGCCGGGGCATGCTCGACGAGATCGTGCGCCGCTGCGCCGGCGCCAACGCCCGGCTGGACGCCGTGGCCGAGGACTTCGACCGGCTGCGCGACCTGGAGGAGAGGGCTCCGGAGGCGGTGGCCGCGGCCGAGTCCTCCTTCCGCGAGCTCCTCGGCCGGGTTTCGGCGGCCGAGAGGACCCTGGGCGGGATGCGGGAGCGGTACGCGCGGCCGGCCTCCGCGCCCGTGGCGGACGCGGTCGAGCAGGCCAAGGACCGGCTGGTCTTCGCGACGTCGAGCCTCAACCAGGCGCGCCAGGCCGTGGACGGCGACAGCGCCGGGGCCGCCGTCCACCTGCGCGCCGCCGAGGGGGCGATCAGCCAGGTCGCCACGCTGGTGGAGGCGGTGGAACGGCGGGCGGCGGAGCTGGCCGAGGCGGAGGAGAGGCTGCCGGGGGCGCTCACCGAGACGGAGACGGACCTGGCCGACGCCCGGGGCCTGCTGGAGGGCACTCCGGGGGACGTGCCCACGGCGGATCTCCGGGGCAGGACCGGGCGGGCCGAGGCGGTCGTGAGCACCGTGCGGGAGGAGCTGCGGTCCGGGCCGCTGGACCCGGTCGACGCCCTGCGCCGGGTGGAGGAGGCGGACGCCGCGCTGGACGAGGGGCTCGCCGGTGCCCGGGAGCGGGAGCACGGCGACCGGCGTGCGCGTGACCTTCTCGGCCAGGCGATGCTGACGGCGCGTTCGGCGATCGGCGCGGCCGCCGGCTACGTCACCACCCATCGGGGCGCGGTCGGGGGGCAGGCCCGTACCCGGCTGGCGGAGGCCCAGCGCCGGTGGGAGCGGGCGCGCGCGCTGTCGGAGGGCGACGACCCGCAGGGGGCGCTGGCCGAGGCCCGGCAGGCGGACGCACTGGCCGCGCAGGCGCAGGCCCTGGCCGAACAGGACGTCCGCCGCTACCTCGACCGGCAGGACCCGGGCGGCCCGGGGGCGGGGGGCGGCATGGGCGGCGCGGTGCTCGGCGGCATCCTCCTGGGCGGCCTCTTCGGCGCCGGGCGGGGCGGGCCCGGAGGGTTCGGGGGCGGCCTGGGAGGCGGCTTCGGCGGGGGGCCCGGCAGTTTCGGCGGCGGTGGCACCCGGGGCCGGCGGGGCGGCGGTGGCCGTTTCTGA
- a CDS encoding PspA/IM30 family protein yields MTKQTVLGRVTQLARANIHALLDQAEDPRKMLDQLIREYTGNIAEAEQAVAATIGNLRLMEEDHREDVDAAREWGQKALAASRKADELRAAGAGPEADRFDSLAKVALGRQLRAEQEAKTAEPSIASQTVVVEKLRTGLDQMRSRLSELSSKRDELVARAASARAQDRMLDAVKSLDVMDPSSELGRFEEKVRREEARVVGRQELAASSLDAQFEELDGLGESAEIEARLAALKSGV; encoded by the coding sequence ATGACCAAGCAGACCGTCCTCGGACGTGTGACCCAGCTGGCGCGGGCCAACATCCACGCTCTGCTGGACCAGGCGGAGGACCCGCGGAAGATGCTGGACCAGCTGATCCGTGAGTACACGGGCAACATCGCGGAGGCCGAGCAGGCGGTGGCGGCCACCATCGGCAACCTCCGGCTGATGGAGGAGGACCACCGGGAGGACGTCGACGCGGCCCGGGAGTGGGGGCAGAAGGCCCTCGCGGCCAGCCGGAAGGCCGACGAGCTGCGTGCCGCGGGGGCGGGGCCGGAGGCCGACAGGTTCGACAGCCTCGCCAAGGTGGCGCTCGGCCGCCAGCTCCGGGCGGAGCAGGAGGCGAAGACGGCGGAGCCGTCCATCGCCTCGCAGACCGTGGTGGTGGAGAAGCTGAGGACGGGCCTCGACCAGATGAGGTCCAGACTCTCCGAGCTGAGCTCCAAGCGGGACGAGCTGGTCGCCCGCGCCGCCTCGGCCCGCGCCCAGGACCGGATGCTGGACGCGGTCAAGAGCCTGGACGTGATGGACCCGTCCAGCGAGCTCGGCCGTTTCGAGGAGAAGGTGCGGCGCGAGGAGGCCAGGGTGGTGGGCAGGCAGGAGCTGGCGGCCTCGTCCCTGGACGCCCAGTTCGAGGAGCTGGACGGGCTGGGTGAGTCCGCCGAGATCGAGGCACGGCTCGCCGCCCTCAAGTCGGGCGTCTGA
- a CDS encoding SpoIIE family protein phosphatase, which yields MWQSSPPGSIYDYIRVASFSIGPDGLVEQWSRRAAGLFGMESGEVVGRDPVEAFMPSELRPRAHRRIGEILDGKEWTGLVPFRLPGENGVRGLAEIYVMPSETGTGERAALCIVVDVRALRRIETDLAASQAIFGQSPFGFVLFGTDFSVVSANERFATVFGGDVDDHRGRTVDDYLGRSEADRLLATLKRVLATGDAVTDLQLVGTVPGSADRRHWSVNLYRVHSGSGRPVGIAGLATDVTQRHIAAREAASARRNLALLNEASARIGNSLDLEATARELLDVAVPGFCDLASVDLYETLLTGDEASPGSWGSRHQESGSGSAELRRVAHASAVPDVLPGILTGKVPGPPPGSVPGPGYAAEVPGAYGTPGAYRLQGAEDTGPPPLGAVHRYPFRSPCAGALRTARVMDVPVDGTGFVHSTLAVPMVAHDSVVGLVQFSRTKGSEPFGERDRALATELAARAAVCIDNARLYRREHERALILQRSLLPPGDPEAAGLDIACRYLPGNTATEVGGDWFDVIELPGHRTALVVGDVMGRGLRAAVAMGELRTAVRTLALLDLEPAEVLSALDEVARGLGAPGGGDRSGGRWPARTARTSHEADLSEVYLATCVYAVYDPVTRRCTFANAGHLPPVVVEPGEPALLLDVPPGMPLGVGGEPFEEVEVELKEGTLLALYTDGLVESRHHPLDEGLEALRDSLAGPARPLEDVCDHVLSTLDTRHGEDDIALLTARIQGLPAEAVGDWLLPRELRSVARARELARDRLLAWDLGGLVDTTELLVSELVTNALRYGEGEIRLRLLRDRTLVCEVWDAGLVQPRRRRARDTDEGGRGLQLVGLLSAAWGSRRTPRGKTVWFELALPDGAASPELSVDQLLSMY from the coding sequence GTGTGGCAGAGCAGCCCGCCTGGCTCGATCTATGACTACATCAGGGTCGCCTCCTTCTCGATCGGCCCCGACGGGCTGGTCGAGCAGTGGAGCCGGCGGGCCGCCGGCCTGTTCGGCATGGAGTCCGGCGAGGTGGTGGGCCGGGACCCGGTCGAGGCGTTCATGCCCTCCGAACTGCGGCCCCGCGCCCACCGTCGGATCGGCGAGATCCTCGACGGCAAGGAGTGGACGGGCCTCGTCCCGTTCCGGTTGCCGGGCGAGAACGGAGTCCGCGGACTCGCGGAGATCTACGTCATGCCGAGCGAGACGGGCACCGGTGAACGGGCCGCGCTCTGCATCGTCGTGGACGTGCGCGCACTGCGGCGCATCGAGACCGACCTGGCGGCCTCACAAGCGATATTCGGCCAATCGCCGTTCGGGTTCGTGCTCTTCGGTACCGATTTCAGCGTGGTGAGTGCCAACGAGCGGTTCGCCACCGTCTTCGGAGGGGACGTCGACGACCACCGGGGCCGCACCGTCGACGACTACCTGGGACGGTCCGAGGCCGACCGGCTCCTGGCCACCCTGAAGCGGGTCCTGGCCACGGGGGACGCCGTCACCGACCTCCAGCTCGTGGGCACCGTCCCGGGATCCGCCGACCGCCGCCACTGGTCCGTCAACCTCTACCGGGTGCACAGCGGTTCCGGCCGCCCCGTCGGCATCGCCGGCCTCGCCACGGACGTCACCCAGCGCCATATCGCCGCGCGTGAGGCGGCCAGCGCCCGGCGTAACCTCGCCCTCCTCAACGAGGCCAGCGCACGCATCGGCAACTCCCTCGACCTGGAGGCCACCGCCCGGGAACTCCTGGACGTCGCCGTGCCCGGGTTCTGCGACCTCGCCTCCGTCGACCTGTACGAGACACTGCTCACCGGTGACGAGGCGTCCCCCGGCAGCTGGGGCAGCCGCCACCAGGAATCCGGCAGCGGTTCGGCGGAACTGCGGCGCGTCGCCCACGCCAGTGCGGTGCCCGACGTCCTGCCGGGCATCCTGACCGGGAAGGTGCCCGGTCCCCCGCCCGGCTCGGTCCCCGGACCCGGGTACGCGGCGGAGGTCCCCGGCGCCTACGGGACCCCGGGCGCCTACCGGCTCCAGGGAGCCGAGGACACCGGCCCGCCACCGCTGGGCGCGGTCCACCGCTACCCGTTCCGCTCGCCCTGCGCGGGAGCCCTGCGTACCGCCCGCGTCATGGACGTACCCGTGGACGGGACGGGCTTCGTCCACTCCACCCTGGCCGTGCCGATGGTCGCCCACGACAGCGTCGTCGGCCTCGTCCAGTTCTCCCGTACGAAGGGCAGCGAACCCTTCGGCGAGCGCGACCGGGCCCTGGCCACCGAGCTCGCGGCACGCGCCGCCGTCTGTATCGACAACGCGCGCCTCTACCGCCGGGAGCACGAACGGGCGCTGATCCTCCAGCGCAGCCTGCTGCCCCCGGGCGACCCCGAGGCCGCGGGCCTGGACATCGCCTGCCGCTACCTCCCCGGCAACACGGCCACCGAGGTGGGCGGTGACTGGTTCGACGTGATCGAACTCCCCGGCCACCGCACCGCGCTGGTCGTCGGTGACGTGATGGGACGCGGTCTGCGGGCGGCCGTCGCCATGGGCGAACTCCGCACCGCCGTACGCACCCTGGCCCTGCTGGACCTGGAGCCGGCCGAAGTGCTCTCGGCCCTCGACGAGGTCGCCCGGGGTCTCGGGGCCCCGGGAGGCGGCGACCGGAGCGGCGGCCGGTGGCCGGCCAGGACCGCGCGTACCTCGCACGAGGCCGACCTCTCCGAGGTCTACCTGGCGACCTGCGTCTACGCCGTCTACGACCCCGTCACCCGTCGCTGCACCTTCGCCAACGCCGGCCATCTGCCCCCGGTCGTGGTGGAGCCGGGCGAGCCGGCCCTGCTGCTCGACGTGCCGCCCGGGATGCCGCTCGGGGTCGGCGGCGAGCCCTTCGAGGAGGTCGAGGTGGAGCTGAAGGAGGGGACCCTGCTCGCGCTCTACACCGACGGCCTGGTGGAGTCCCGCCACCATCCGCTCGACGAGGGACTGGAGGCGCTGCGCGACTCCCTCGCCGGTCCGGCCCGGCCGCTGGAGGACGTCTGCGACCACGTGCTGAGTACGCTCGACACCCGGCACGGCGAGGACGACATCGCGCTGCTGACCGCCCGGATCCAGGGGCTGCCGGCCGAGGCGGTGGGGGACTGGCTGCTGCCCCGCGAGCTCCGGTCCGTCGCCCGCGCCCGCGAACTGGCCCGCGACCGGCTGCTGGCCTGGGACCTCGGAGGTCTGGTGGACACCACCGAACTCCTGGTGAGCGAACTCGTCACCAACGCCCTGCGGTACGGCGAGGGCGAGATCCGGCTCAGACTGCTGCGCGACCGCACCCTCGTCTGCGAGGTCTGGGACGCGGGCCTGGTGCAGCCCCGCCGGCGGCGGGCACGGGACACCGACGAGGGGGGCCGCGGGCTGCAACTGGTGGGACTGCTCAGCGCGGCCTGGGGCTCGCGCCGCACACCACGCGGCAAGACGGTCTGGTTCGAACTGGCCCTGCCCGACGGGGCCGCGAGTCCCGAACTCTCCGTCGATCAGTTGCTGAGCATGTACTGA
- a CDS encoding ABC transporter family substrate-binding protein: MAHLGVPRGTARKRRSVALLVTGVLTVPGLAGCTSDDEPRVPVAAGQDIAPAPRDRLADGSTLTWAVDALPTTLNAFQADADGATARITGAVLPALFTMDARGEPRLNPDYLESAEVIEREPRQVVLYKLSQQAVWSDGREVGAPDFLAQWRALNGRDSAFWTARNAGYERIEKIERGKDDLEVRVTFAKPYADWRSLFSPLYPKDVTGSPDAFNDGARTALENTAGPFRLGKTDEDAGTVTLDRNPRWWGDRARLGSLVFRAVKPEDRTEALTEGTVDVAEVDPAAADTLARAARYRTGGGAPAHGPGAGITPAAALRSWALAHGSDEEAAEAARAARAENREAVAAYAAEQKALNGFAVRKSLEPATTQLALNGTSGPLSDERVRRAIARALDRRELAETVLKPLGLPARPPGSHLALAGQPAYHDASGALGDHSTEEARALLADAGWTRDGAGEPPEDVKAGSEADSAGADGKPGDRPYERAAGPRAQDQRPGGAPGAYAPQGTAAPAPAPAPAGNRLGRNGKPLDLRFVLPSGPGTRSLRAVGDKIVRMLDAVGIGARIVKVEDESYFKDHIASGDYDMALYSWPATAYPATDGRPIYAKPEPAADGSLIVEQNYTRVGSDHIDQLFDRAVSELDAKAARDLLKQADARIWAAAGSIPLYQRPQLVAVDKRLRNVGAFGFATPRYQDIGFLEGQAAGSPAKRAK, encoded by the coding sequence ATGGCCCACCTCGGCGTCCCGCGCGGGACGGCCCGAAAGCGCCGCTCGGTCGCACTCCTGGTGACGGGGGTACTCACGGTTCCCGGACTGGCGGGCTGCACCTCCGACGACGAGCCCCGCGTCCCGGTGGCGGCGGGACAGGACATCGCCCCCGCCCCCCGCGACCGGCTCGCCGACGGCTCCACGCTCACCTGGGCGGTCGACGCGCTGCCCACCACCCTCAACGCCTTCCAGGCCGACGCGGACGGCGCGACCGCCCGGATCACCGGCGCCGTGCTGCCCGCCCTCTTCACGATGGACGCGCGCGGGGAGCCCCGGCTCAACCCCGACTACCTGGAATCCGCGGAGGTCATCGAGCGGGAGCCGAGGCAGGTCGTGCTCTACAAGCTCAGCCAGCAGGCCGTCTGGAGCGACGGCCGGGAGGTCGGGGCCCCCGACTTCCTCGCCCAGTGGCGGGCGCTCAACGGCAGGGACTCGGCGTTCTGGACCGCGCGCAACGCCGGCTACGAGCGTATCGAGAAGATCGAACGCGGCAAGGACGACCTGGAGGTCCGGGTCACCTTCGCCAAGCCGTACGCCGACTGGCGCTCCCTCTTCTCCCCGCTCTACCCGAAGGACGTGACCGGTTCGCCCGACGCCTTCAACGACGGGGCCCGGACCGCCCTGGAGAACACCGCCGGACCGTTCCGGCTGGGGAAGACCGACGAGGACGCGGGGACGGTCACCCTCGACCGCAACCCCCGCTGGTGGGGCGACCGGGCCAGGCTCGGATCACTGGTCTTCCGGGCCGTGAAGCCCGAGGACCGCACCGAGGCCCTCACCGAGGGCACGGTGGACGTCGCCGAGGTCGACCCCGCGGCGGCGGACACCCTCGCCCGGGCCGCCCGCTACCGCACCGGCGGCGGCGCACCCGCGCACGGCCCCGGCGCCGGCATCACCCCGGCCGCCGCCCTGCGGTCCTGGGCCCTGGCCCACGGGTCCGACGAGGAGGCGGCCGAGGCCGCCCGGGCGGCCCGCGCGGAGAACCGCGAGGCCGTCGCCGCGTACGCGGCCGAACAGAAGGCGCTGAACGGTTTCGCCGTACGCAAGTCCCTGGAGCCCGCCACCACACAGCTGGCCCTGAACGGCACCTCCGGCCCCCTCTCCGACGAACGGGTCCGCCGTGCGATCGCCCGGGCCCTGGACCGCCGGGAACTCGCCGAGACCGTGCTCAAGCCGCTGGGCCTGCCCGCCCGGCCGCCCGGCAGCCACCTGGCCCTGGCCGGGCAGCCCGCCTACCACGACGCCAGCGGGGCGCTGGGCGACCACAGCACCGAGGAGGCCCGGGCCCTGCTGGCGGACGCGGGCTGGACCCGGGACGGCGCGGGCGAGCCGCCCGAGGACGTCAAGGCGGGCAGCGAGGCCGACAGCGCCGGCGCCGACGGCAAGCCGGGCGACCGGCCGTACGAACGGGCCGCCGGCCCGCGCGCCCAGGACCAGCGGCCCGGGGGGGCACCCGGCGCGTACGCCCCACAGGGCACCGCCGCCCCCGCGCCCGCGCCCGCCCCGGCCGGCAACCGCCTGGGCAGGAACGGAAAGCCGCTGGACCTGCGCTTCGTCCTGCCCTCCGGTCCCGGCACCCGGTCGCTGCGCGCGGTCGGGGACAAGATCGTCCGGATGCTGGACGCGGTCGGTATCGGCGCCCGGATCGTGAAGGTCGAGGACGAGAGCTACTTCAAGGACCACATCGCCTCCGGCGACTACGACATGGCCCTGTACTCCTGGCCCGCCACCGCCTACCCGGCCACCGACGGCCGCCCCATCTACGCCAAACCGGAACCGGCCGCCGACGGATCACTGATCGTGGAGCAGAACTACACCCGGGTCGGCTCCGACCACATCGACCAGCTCTTCGACCGGGCGGTCTCGGAACTCGACGCCAAGGCGGCCAGGGACCTGCTGAAGCAGGCGGACGCACGGATCTGGGCCGCCGCGGGATCGATTCCGCTGTACCAGCGGCCCCAGCTCGTCGCCGTCGACAAGCGGCTCAGGAACGTCGGCGCCTTCGGTTTCGCCACCCCCCGCTACCAGGACATCGGCTTCCTGGAGGGCCAAGCGGCAGGATCCCCTGCGAAACGCGCGAAGTAG